In one Bactrocera tryoni isolate S06 chromosome 5, CSIRO_BtryS06_freeze2, whole genome shotgun sequence genomic region, the following are encoded:
- the LOC120778250 gene encoding uncharacterized protein LOC120778250 isoform X2 — translation MEFLLIALAAICSLCINSVQGHGRLMDPPARNAMWRFGFPNAVNYNDNELFCGGYAVQWEQNSGKCGVCGDAYHVKTPRPHEAGGEFAKGIISRYYAAGQEIDVEVELTANHYGRFEMFLCPNNNPRREASQACFDRYPLYISGSREHRFLIPRDAPKKEIFRYRVRLPPYVTCTQCVLQWTYYTANMWGTCSNGTEAVGCGKAETFRNCADIAIVSNTGGGVPPIFVNNKSPYLLYYRDYRAPDDNNVFPLIVRNNTRA, via the exons ATGGAGTTTCTATTAATCGCATTG GCTGCGATATGCAGTTTGTGCATAAATTCTGTGCAAGGTCATGGACGTCTCATGGATCCGCCTGCACGAAATGCCATGTGGCGATTCGGCTTTCCGAACGCCGTAAATTATAATGATAACGAACTATTTTGCGGTGGATACGCAGTACAATGGGAACAGAATTCGGGCAAATGTGGGGTCTGTGGAGATGCGTACCACGTGAAGACGCCACGACCGCATGAGGCGGGTGGTGAATTCGCGAAGGGCATCATATCGCGGTACTACGCAGCTGGACAG GAAATCGATGTTGAGGTTGAACTCACAGCCAATCACTATGGTCGTTTTGAAATGTTCCTCTGTCCCAACAATAATCCACGACGTGAGGCTTCACAAGCTTGCTTCGACCGTTATCCACTGTATATTTCGGGTAGTCGGGAACATCGCTTCTTGATACCACGTGACGCACCCAAAAAGGAGATTTTCCGCTATCGTGTACGTCTGCCTCCTTATGTTACATGCACGCAATGTGTGCTCCAATGGACCTACTATACAGCCAATATGTGGGGTACTTGCTCCAATGGCACTGAGGCAGTGGGCTGTGGCAAGGCGG AAACTTTCCGCAACTGCGCCGATATTGCAATTGTCTCCAACACCGGTGGCGGTGTTCCACCGATCTTTGTGAATAACAAATCTCCATATCTGCTCTACTACAGAGACTATCGTGCGCCGGATGACAACAATGTGTTCCCGCTTATTGTGCG CAACAACACAAGGGCTTAA
- the LOC120778247 gene encoding uncharacterized protein LOC120778247 isoform X3 has product MPNVVNKAKPSQLMKMEKENENKDLRRKLKSLNKERSPGLANKETVWDRLSRVKKSASNEGNFLLGSKSRTLIPTAKSTQRLQQQQRAASQRANKKPLTPNTNLNKRVTEKKSVRKIKSKATYLHDLDLDENAFNCKRIKEILTARSICNSKTSSEECSLKQVSARSENVSCLLNDQLNTDYEFEDSEMEKQIESQDSLDDFVIAPLMAVPTTDSLNMSATISSNFRCLLDCRQKNMAPDEIATIKNVVKTDERHRQLQPNDSILFKEILKTQLKEIIRQETVVKSALHNLNDHPVVSSPTTVAIHKPVITLDVEPKKQQVDVIFKNVPTLEKEIIILKALGEKLEATLKRTVSQGDIKLQELNKLATTLETKWHISHPDNFQYACNEFLSMGVRRCIGIVQEFRMEHKTIVELKEQASHHFYLPSNKDSTELKRTSFKRLKENPDLLMRYLKPKSTLVPFNVLEQDPCFFNSFLYSPCVIGSLESSLSQQKDLRTAEPVQKTPSKEAGDSARSARSARVPYKYEKEPLKIEEIQCTLNDALYNAQQQAPGGSVVKAEISTTLEERAVNTSRIRICVCEAPIRGRKRRRIRRHHTPLSPANNPDPKNNIFKTILVGSVQISVFLLLIMAITYPDVRC; this is encoded by the exons ATGCCGAACGTGGTGAATAAAGCCAAGCCGAGCCAATTGATGAAAATGGAAAAGGAAAATGAGAATAAGGATTTGCGGCGCAAGTTGAAGAGTCTTAATAAAG AGCGGTCACCAGGACTGGCCAACAAAGAAACCGTCTGGGATCGTTTGAGCCGCGTCAAGAAGAGCGCTAGTAATGAGGGCAATTTCCTGCTGGGCTCCAAAAGCCGAACGCTAATACCGACAGCGAAGAGTACACAACgtctacagcaacaacaacgcgcgGCGTCACAACGTGCGAATAAAAAACCATTAACGCCGAACACAAATCTCAACAAACGCGTAACGGAGAAGAAATCAGTGAGAAAAATCAAGAGCAAAGCAACGTATTTACATGATCTCGATTTGGATGAGAACGCTTTCAATTGTAAGCGCATTAAGGAGATACTAACAGCACGCAGTATTTGCAATTCGAAGACTTCTTCGGAGGAATGCTCGCTGAAGCAGGTGTCTGCGCGTTCGGAGAACGTTAGTTGCTTGTTGAATGATCAGCTCAACACCGACTATGAGTTCGAGGACTCCGAGATGGAGAAGCAAATAGAATCACAGGATTCTTTGGATGACTTCGTGATTGCGCCATTGATGGCAGTGCCCACAACAGATTCGTTGAATATGAGCGCGACAATTTCGTCGAATTTCCGTTGTCTACTGGACTGTAGACAGAAGAATATGGCGCCCGATGAGATAGCTACGATAAAGAATGTGGTGAAAACGGATGAGCGGCATCGGCAACTGCAGCCAAACGACTCCATACTATTCAAAGAGATACTTAAAACACAATTGAAGGAGATCATACGTCAGGAGACGGTTGTAAAGTCGGCGTTGCATAATCTAAACGATCATCCGGTGGTGAGTTCACCAACGACTGTAGCCATACACAAGCCAGTTATAACGCTGGATGTGGAGCCCAAAAAACAACAGGTAGATGTGATCTTCAAGAATGTACCCACACTCGAGAAAGAGATCATCATCTTGAAGGCGTTGGGCGAGAAATTAGAAGCCACCTTGAAGCGCACTGTCTCTCAGGGTGATATCAAGCTGCAGGAACTGAATAAGCTAGCCACAACGCTCGAAACAAAGTGGCACATCAGTCACCCCGACAATTTCCAATATGCCTGCAATGAGTTCCTCTCGATGGGTGTGCGTCGTTGCATCGGCATTGTGCAAGAGTTTCGCATGGAGCACAAGACTATTGTGGAGCTCAAAGAGCAAGCCAGCCATCACTTTTACCTACCTTCCAACAAAGACAGCACCGAACTGAAGCGCACCTCCTTTAAGCGTCTTAAGGAAAACCCCGATTTGCTGATGCGTTACCTGAAACCGAAAAGCACACTCGTGCCGTTCAATGTGCTGGAGCAGGACCCCTGCTTTTTCAACAGTTTCCTTTATAGTCCCTGTGTTATAGGAAGTTTGGAGAGCTCGTTGTCACAGCAAAAAGATTTGCGCACTGCAGAGCCTGTACAGAAGACACCGTCAAAGGAAGCTGGCGATAGCGCTCGTAGCGCACGTAGCGCACGTGTCCCTTACAAGTATGAGAAGGAGCCATTGAAGATCGAAGAGATACAGTGTACGCTCAATGATGCGCTCTACAATGCACAACAACAGGCTCCGGGAGGGTCAGTAGTGAAGGCCGAAATTTCAACGACTTTAGAGGAAAGAGCGGTGAACACCTCACGCAtacgcatatgtgtatgtgaagCGCCGATACGTGGACGTAAACGTCGACGCATACGTCGGCATCATACGCCACTGTCACCGGCGAATAACCCGGATCCGAAGAATAACATCTTCAAAACCATACTCGTGGGCAGCGTACAAATATCGGTGTTTCTTCTACTCATCATGGCCATTACATATCCGGATGTCAGATGTTGA
- the LOC120778247 gene encoding uncharacterized protein LOC120778247 isoform X2 — MPNVVNKAKPSQLMKMEKENENKDLRRKLKSLNKVTFRSLSERSPGLANKETVWDRLSRVKKSASNEGNFLLGSKSRTLIPTAKSTQRLQQQQRAASQRANKKPLTPNTNLNKRVTEKKSVRKIKSKATYLHDLDLDENAFNCKRIKEILTARSICNSKTSSEECSLKQVSARSENVSCLLNDQLNTDYEFEDSEMEKQIESQDSLDDFVIAPLMAVPTTDSLNMSATISSNFRCLLDCRQKNMAPDEIATIKNVVKTDERHRQLQPNDSILFKEILKTQLKEIIRQETVVKSALHNLNDHPVVSSPTTVAIHKPVITLDVEPKKQQVDVIFKNVPTLEKEIIILKALGEKLEATLKRTVSQGDIKLQELNKLATTLETKWHISHPDNFQYACNEFLSMGVRRCIGIVQEFRMEHKTIVELKEQASHHFYLPSNKDSTELKRTSFKRLKENPDLLMRYLKPKSTLVPFNVLEQDPCFFNSFLYSPCVIGSLESSLSQQKDLRTAEPVQKTPSKEAGDSARSARSARVPYKYEKEPLKIEEIQCTLNDALYNAQQQAPGGSVVKAEISTTLEERAVNTSRIRICVCEAPIRGRKRRRIRRHHTPLSPANNPDPKNNIFKTILVGSVQISVFLLLIMAITYPDVRC; from the exons ATGCCGAACGTGGTGAATAAAGCCAAGCCGAGCCAATTGATGAAAATGGAAAAGGAAAATGAGAATAAGGATTTGCGGCGCAAGTTGAAGAGTCTTAATAAAG TAACTTTTCGTTCGCTCTCAGAGCGGTCACCAGGACTGGCCAACAAAGAAACCGTCTGGGATCGTTTGAGCCGCGTCAAGAAGAGCGCTAGTAATGAGGGCAATTTCCTGCTGGGCTCCAAAAGCCGAACGCTAATACCGACAGCGAAGAGTACACAACgtctacagcaacaacaacgcgcgGCGTCACAACGTGCGAATAAAAAACCATTAACGCCGAACACAAATCTCAACAAACGCGTAACGGAGAAGAAATCAGTGAGAAAAATCAAGAGCAAAGCAACGTATTTACATGATCTCGATTTGGATGAGAACGCTTTCAATTGTAAGCGCATTAAGGAGATACTAACAGCACGCAGTATTTGCAATTCGAAGACTTCTTCGGAGGAATGCTCGCTGAAGCAGGTGTCTGCGCGTTCGGAGAACGTTAGTTGCTTGTTGAATGATCAGCTCAACACCGACTATGAGTTCGAGGACTCCGAGATGGAGAAGCAAATAGAATCACAGGATTCTTTGGATGACTTCGTGATTGCGCCATTGATGGCAGTGCCCACAACAGATTCGTTGAATATGAGCGCGACAATTTCGTCGAATTTCCGTTGTCTACTGGACTGTAGACAGAAGAATATGGCGCCCGATGAGATAGCTACGATAAAGAATGTGGTGAAAACGGATGAGCGGCATCGGCAACTGCAGCCAAACGACTCCATACTATTCAAAGAGATACTTAAAACACAATTGAAGGAGATCATACGTCAGGAGACGGTTGTAAAGTCGGCGTTGCATAATCTAAACGATCATCCGGTGGTGAGTTCACCAACGACTGTAGCCATACACAAGCCAGTTATAACGCTGGATGTGGAGCCCAAAAAACAACAGGTAGATGTGATCTTCAAGAATGTACCCACACTCGAGAAAGAGATCATCATCTTGAAGGCGTTGGGCGAGAAATTAGAAGCCACCTTGAAGCGCACTGTCTCTCAGGGTGATATCAAGCTGCAGGAACTGAATAAGCTAGCCACAACGCTCGAAACAAAGTGGCACATCAGTCACCCCGACAATTTCCAATATGCCTGCAATGAGTTCCTCTCGATGGGTGTGCGTCGTTGCATCGGCATTGTGCAAGAGTTTCGCATGGAGCACAAGACTATTGTGGAGCTCAAAGAGCAAGCCAGCCATCACTTTTACCTACCTTCCAACAAAGACAGCACCGAACTGAAGCGCACCTCCTTTAAGCGTCTTAAGGAAAACCCCGATTTGCTGATGCGTTACCTGAAACCGAAAAGCACACTCGTGCCGTTCAATGTGCTGGAGCAGGACCCCTGCTTTTTCAACAGTTTCCTTTATAGTCCCTGTGTTATAGGAAGTTTGGAGAGCTCGTTGTCACAGCAAAAAGATTTGCGCACTGCAGAGCCTGTACAGAAGACACCGTCAAAGGAAGCTGGCGATAGCGCTCGTAGCGCACGTAGCGCACGTGTCCCTTACAAGTATGAGAAGGAGCCATTGAAGATCGAAGAGATACAGTGTACGCTCAATGATGCGCTCTACAATGCACAACAACAGGCTCCGGGAGGGTCAGTAGTGAAGGCCGAAATTTCAACGACTTTAGAGGAAAGAGCGGTGAACACCTCACGCAtacgcatatgtgtatgtgaagCGCCGATACGTGGACGTAAACGTCGACGCATACGTCGGCATCATACGCCACTGTCACCGGCGAATAACCCGGATCCGAAGAATAACATCTTCAAAACCATACTCGTGGGCAGCGTACAAATATCGGTGTTTCTTCTACTCATCATGGCCATTACATATCCGGATGTCAGATGTTGA
- the LOC120778247 gene encoding uncharacterized protein LOC120778247 isoform X1: protein MPNVVNKAKPSQLMKMEKENENKDLRRKLKSLNKVTAVTFRSLSERSPGLANKETVWDRLSRVKKSASNEGNFLLGSKSRTLIPTAKSTQRLQQQQRAASQRANKKPLTPNTNLNKRVTEKKSVRKIKSKATYLHDLDLDENAFNCKRIKEILTARSICNSKTSSEECSLKQVSARSENVSCLLNDQLNTDYEFEDSEMEKQIESQDSLDDFVIAPLMAVPTTDSLNMSATISSNFRCLLDCRQKNMAPDEIATIKNVVKTDERHRQLQPNDSILFKEILKTQLKEIIRQETVVKSALHNLNDHPVVSSPTTVAIHKPVITLDVEPKKQQVDVIFKNVPTLEKEIIILKALGEKLEATLKRTVSQGDIKLQELNKLATTLETKWHISHPDNFQYACNEFLSMGVRRCIGIVQEFRMEHKTIVELKEQASHHFYLPSNKDSTELKRTSFKRLKENPDLLMRYLKPKSTLVPFNVLEQDPCFFNSFLYSPCVIGSLESSLSQQKDLRTAEPVQKTPSKEAGDSARSARSARVPYKYEKEPLKIEEIQCTLNDALYNAQQQAPGGSVVKAEISTTLEERAVNTSRIRICVCEAPIRGRKRRRIRRHHTPLSPANNPDPKNNIFKTILVGSVQISVFLLLIMAITYPDVRC, encoded by the exons ATGCCGAACGTGGTGAATAAAGCCAAGCCGAGCCAATTGATGAAAATGGAAAAGGAAAATGAGAATAAGGATTTGCGGCGCAAGTTGAAGAGTCTTAATAAAG TGACTGCAGTAACTTTTCGTTCGCTCTCAGAGCGGTCACCAGGACTGGCCAACAAAGAAACCGTCTGGGATCGTTTGAGCCGCGTCAAGAAGAGCGCTAGTAATGAGGGCAATTTCCTGCTGGGCTCCAAAAGCCGAACGCTAATACCGACAGCGAAGAGTACACAACgtctacagcaacaacaacgcgcgGCGTCACAACGTGCGAATAAAAAACCATTAACGCCGAACACAAATCTCAACAAACGCGTAACGGAGAAGAAATCAGTGAGAAAAATCAAGAGCAAAGCAACGTATTTACATGATCTCGATTTGGATGAGAACGCTTTCAATTGTAAGCGCATTAAGGAGATACTAACAGCACGCAGTATTTGCAATTCGAAGACTTCTTCGGAGGAATGCTCGCTGAAGCAGGTGTCTGCGCGTTCGGAGAACGTTAGTTGCTTGTTGAATGATCAGCTCAACACCGACTATGAGTTCGAGGACTCCGAGATGGAGAAGCAAATAGAATCACAGGATTCTTTGGATGACTTCGTGATTGCGCCATTGATGGCAGTGCCCACAACAGATTCGTTGAATATGAGCGCGACAATTTCGTCGAATTTCCGTTGTCTACTGGACTGTAGACAGAAGAATATGGCGCCCGATGAGATAGCTACGATAAAGAATGTGGTGAAAACGGATGAGCGGCATCGGCAACTGCAGCCAAACGACTCCATACTATTCAAAGAGATACTTAAAACACAATTGAAGGAGATCATACGTCAGGAGACGGTTGTAAAGTCGGCGTTGCATAATCTAAACGATCATCCGGTGGTGAGTTCACCAACGACTGTAGCCATACACAAGCCAGTTATAACGCTGGATGTGGAGCCCAAAAAACAACAGGTAGATGTGATCTTCAAGAATGTACCCACACTCGAGAAAGAGATCATCATCTTGAAGGCGTTGGGCGAGAAATTAGAAGCCACCTTGAAGCGCACTGTCTCTCAGGGTGATATCAAGCTGCAGGAACTGAATAAGCTAGCCACAACGCTCGAAACAAAGTGGCACATCAGTCACCCCGACAATTTCCAATATGCCTGCAATGAGTTCCTCTCGATGGGTGTGCGTCGTTGCATCGGCATTGTGCAAGAGTTTCGCATGGAGCACAAGACTATTGTGGAGCTCAAAGAGCAAGCCAGCCATCACTTTTACCTACCTTCCAACAAAGACAGCACCGAACTGAAGCGCACCTCCTTTAAGCGTCTTAAGGAAAACCCCGATTTGCTGATGCGTTACCTGAAACCGAAAAGCACACTCGTGCCGTTCAATGTGCTGGAGCAGGACCCCTGCTTTTTCAACAGTTTCCTTTATAGTCCCTGTGTTATAGGAAGTTTGGAGAGCTCGTTGTCACAGCAAAAAGATTTGCGCACTGCAGAGCCTGTACAGAAGACACCGTCAAAGGAAGCTGGCGATAGCGCTCGTAGCGCACGTAGCGCACGTGTCCCTTACAAGTATGAGAAGGAGCCATTGAAGATCGAAGAGATACAGTGTACGCTCAATGATGCGCTCTACAATGCACAACAACAGGCTCCGGGAGGGTCAGTAGTGAAGGCCGAAATTTCAACGACTTTAGAGGAAAGAGCGGTGAACACCTCACGCAtacgcatatgtgtatgtgaagCGCCGATACGTGGACGTAAACGTCGACGCATACGTCGGCATCATACGCCACTGTCACCGGCGAATAACCCGGATCCGAAGAATAACATCTTCAAAACCATACTCGTGGGCAGCGTACAAATATCGGTGTTTCTTCTACTCATCATGGCCATTACATATCCGGATGTCAGATGTTGA